In Hirundo rustica isolate bHirRus1 chromosome 4, bHirRus1.pri.v3, whole genome shotgun sequence, a genomic segment contains:
- the RPL3 gene encoding large ribosomal subunit protein uL3: MSHRKFSAPRHGSLGFLPRKRSSRHRGKVKSFPKDDPSKPVHLTAFLGYKAGMTHIVREVDRPGSKVNKKEVVEAVTIIETPPMVIVGIVGYVQTPRGLRSFKTIFAEHISDECKRRFYKNWHKSKKKAFTKYCKKWQDEEGKKQLEKDFNSMKKYCQVIRVMAHTQMRLLPLRQKKSHLMEIQVNGGTVAEKVDWAREKLEQQVPVSTVFGQDEMIDVIGVTKGKGYKGVTSRWHTKKLPRKTHRGLRKVACIGAWHPARVAFSVARAGQKGYHHRTEINKKIYKIGQGYQIKDGKLIKNNASTDYDLSDKSINPLGGFVHYGEVTNDFIMVKGCVVGTKKRVLTLRKSLLVQTKRRALEKIDLKFIDTTSKFGHGRFQTAEEKKAFMGPLKKDRIAKEEAA; the protein is encoded by the exons ATG TCTCACCGCAAGTTCTCGGCCCCGAGGCACGGCTCCCTGGGCTTCCTGCCCCGCAAGcgcagcagcaggcacaggggcAAGGTCAAGAGCTTTCCCAAAGATGACCCCAGCAAGCCTGTCCATCTCACTGCCTTCCTGGGTTACAAAGCCGGCATGACCCACATTGTCCGGGAAGTGGACAGACCTGGCTCTA AGGTGAACAAGAAGGAGGTAGTGGAGGCAGTCACTATTATAGAGACTCCTCCGATGGTCATTGTGGGCATCGTGGGATATGTGCAGACTCCTCGTGGTCTCCGTAGCTTCAAGACCATCTTTGCCGAGCACATAAGTGATGAGTGCAAGCGCCGCTTCTACAAGAACTG GCACAAGTCCAAGAAGAAGGCCTTCACCAAATACTGCAAGAAGTGGCAAGATGAGGAGGGCAAAAAACAGTTGGAGAAGGATTTCAATAGCATGAAGAAGTACTGCCAGGTTATTAGAGTCATGGCTCACACTCAG ATGCGTTTGCTCCCCCTGAGACAGAAAAAGTCTCACCTGATGGAGATCCAGGTGAATGGTGGCACTGTTGCTGAGAAAGTGGATTGGGCCCGGGAGAAGCTGGAACAGCAGGTGCCTGTGTCAACCGTCTTTGGCCAGGATGAGATGATAGACGTTATTGGAGTTACCAAGGGCAAGGGATATAAAG GTGTCACCAGCCGCTGGCACACCAAGAAGCTGCCGCGCAAGACTCACCGGGGCCTGCGCAAGGTGGCCTGCATTGGTGCCTGGCACCCCGCCCGTGTGGCCTTCTCGGTGGCCCGTGCGGGCCAGAAGGGCTACCACCACCGCACTGAGATCAACAAGAAG ATTTACAAGATTGGCCAAGGTTACCAAATCAAGGATGGAAAGCTAATCAAAAACAATGCATCAACTGATTATGACTTGTCTGACAAGAGCATTAACCCTCTG GGAGGCTTTGTCCACTACGGCGAGGTGACCAATGACTTCATCATGGTGAAGGGCTGTGTTGTGGGAACCAAGAAGAGGGTCCTGACCCTGCGCAAG TCCCTGCTTGTGCAGACCAAGCGCCGAGCCCTGGAGAAGATTGACTTGAAGTTCATTGACACAACGTCCAAGTTTGGTCATGGCCGCTTCCAGACAGCTGAGGAAAAGAAGGCTTTCATG ggaCCGCTCAAGAAGGATCGCATTGCAAAAGAGGAGGCAGCCTAA